A region from the Polaribacter sp. Hel1_33_78 genome encodes:
- a CDS encoding TonB-dependent receptor codes for MMKYILLVFVVLFSSAAFGQEVKILDKKTGKIIRNVTIYNKSKTISLTTNNLGIADISTFKNDEVIIFSHLSYANRRIKKATLRKQKFIIYLNKQSEELDEIVISVFKREEKTKRIAEQIAVLSSKDIQNFSPQTSADLLAIIPGIKVQKSQFGGGSPVIRGMESNRVLLVIDGVRMNNAIYRKGHLQSSITIAPNLLDKTEVVFGPSSVIYGSDALGGVIHYYTKTPKLSEENEVKSQFFSRFSSVNQEITTNVSAELSYENWASFTSISYSDFGELKAGKNRNHGFSNWGKVFYYSTNVNGNYSENPTINSDPNLLRNTGYNQTDVLQKFFVPLSKNTDLKVNLQYSTSSNILRFDRLTELRDLSDTSSLKFAEWSYGPQKRLLISSQLLINPNKNWLESGTLTAAYQSLQESRIQRKFGNLDRSYREENVDVFSVNGDFSLTLTEDKTRALSYGFEFAYNDVSSNSYGKTLNVSNGEINDFTEDFKVQSRYPDGGSDYFSSALYINYRQDLNSKSTLNSGIRFTTTNLHATWIDETFIQLPENDISANNSAITATLGYVYKPNKNWQLNSVLSSGFRSPNIDDVGRVREKSGDVTVPNTNVKPEFAYNAEVGIQKYFNNRKFGLSANVFYTLLKDYIIRDSFTINGSNQVLFDGEYGNVVANQNRGNAFITGYTFSYLGKLSNTWNTSGFITYTKGRTYDTEEPMSSIPPLFGQFEVNYKKEKIEVGAALRFNSKKDIADFNFSEGIDNHDLTPIVDANAVNNTDIYFGSPSWVTVGVNGRYSVTENFSVQARLDNLLDEHYIEFASGVSSPGRNLSVSFVANF; via the coding sequence ATGATGAAGTATATTCTTTTAGTATTTGTAGTTTTATTTAGTAGTGCAGCCTTTGGGCAAGAAGTAAAAATCTTAGATAAAAAAACAGGCAAAATAATAAGAAATGTTACTATTTATAACAAGTCTAAAACGATTAGTCTAACGACGAATAATTTAGGTATAGCAGATATTTCTACTTTTAAGAATGATGAAGTAATTATTTTTTCTCATTTGTCTTATGCAAATCGTAGAATTAAAAAAGCTACTTTAAGAAAACAAAAATTTATTATTTATCTCAATAAGCAATCAGAGGAATTAGATGAAATAGTAATTTCAGTTTTTAAAAGAGAAGAAAAAACAAAAAGAATCGCTGAACAAATAGCAGTACTTTCATCTAAAGATATTCAAAATTTTTCGCCTCAAACTTCTGCAGATCTATTGGCCATAATTCCTGGAATTAAAGTTCAAAAATCACAATTTGGTGGAGGAAGTCCTGTAATTCGCGGAATGGAATCGAATAGGGTATTATTAGTAATTGATGGGGTTAGAATGAACAATGCTATTTATAGAAAAGGACACTTGCAAAGCTCCATTACGATTGCACCAAACTTATTAGATAAAACAGAAGTAGTTTTTGGACCATCTTCTGTAATTTATGGTTCAGATGCTTTAGGGGGTGTCATTCATTATTATACAAAAACACCTAAATTATCAGAAGAAAATGAGGTGAAGAGTCAATTTTTTTCTCGGTTTTCAAGTGTAAATCAAGAAATTACCACCAATGTTTCTGCTGAATTAAGTTATGAAAATTGGGCTTCTTTTACGAGTATTTCTTATTCAGATTTTGGAGAATTAAAAGCTGGTAAAAACAGAAATCATGGCTTTTCTAATTGGGGAAAAGTTTTCTATTACTCTACAAATGTTAATGGAAATTACTCTGAAAATCCAACGATAAATTCCGATCCAAATTTATTAAGAAACACGGGATATAATCAAACAGATGTGTTGCAGAAATTCTTTGTTCCACTATCAAAAAATACAGATTTAAAAGTAAATCTGCAATATTCCACGTCATCTAATATTCTCAGATTTGATAGATTAACAGAGTTAAGAGATCTATCTGACACTTCTTCTCTAAAGTTTGCAGAGTGGTCTTATGGTCCCCAAAAAAGATTGTTAATTTCTTCGCAATTATTGATCAATCCTAATAAAAATTGGTTAGAAAGCGGAACTTTAACTGCGGCTTACCAAAGCCTTCAAGAAAGCAGGATTCAGAGAAAATTTGGAAATTTAGATCGTTCTTACAGAGAAGAAAATGTAGATGTATTTAGTGTCAATGGTGATTTTTCTTTGACTTTAACAGAAGATAAAACAAGGGCTTTATCTTATGGTTTTGAATTTGCTTATAATGATGTTTCCTCTAACTCTTATGGTAAAACGTTAAATGTTTCTAATGGAGAAATCAATGATTTTACTGAGGATTTTAAAGTGCAATCACGTTATCCTGATGGTGGAAGTGATTATTTTAGTTCTGCTCTTTACATTAATTACAGACAAGATCTCAATAGTAAATCAACTTTAAATTCTGGTATTAGATTTACAACTACAAATTTACATGCAACATGGATAGACGAAACATTTATTCAGCTTCCAGAAAATGATATTAGTGCAAATAATTCTGCAATCACAGCAACTTTAGGATATGTCTATAAGCCAAATAAAAATTGGCAATTAAATAGTGTTCTTTCTTCTGGTTTTCGTTCGCCTAATATAGACGATGTTGGTCGAGTTCGAGAAAAAAGTGGAGATGTAACTGTCCCAAATACTAATGTGAAACCAGAGTTCGCTTATAATGCAGAAGTAGGAATTCAAAAGTATTTCAATAATAGAAAATTTGGTTTAAGTGCAAATGTATTTTACACCTTGTTAAAGGACTATATAATTAGAGACAGTTTTACAATAAATGGAAGTAATCAAGTTTTATTTGATGGTGAGTATGGAAATGTAGTTGCCAATCAGAATAGGGGAAATGCATTTATTACAGGGTATACATTTAGTTATTTAGGGAAACTTTCTAATACTTGGAATACATCTGGCTTTATAACATATACAAAGGGCAGAACTTATGATACAGAAGAACCTATGTCCTCAATTCCGCCTTTATTTGGTCAGTTTGAGGTAAATTACAAAAAAGAAAAAATAGAAGTTGGTGCAGCTTTAAGGTTTAATAGTAAAAAGGATATTGCAGATTTTAATTTTTCTGAAGGAATTGATAATCATGATTTAACGCCTATCGTGGATGCAAATGCCGTTAATAATACAGATATATACTTTGGCTCTCCAAGTTGGGTGACTGTTGGTGTAAATGGACGGTATTCAGTAACTGAAAATTTTTCAGTACAAGCAAGATTAGATAATCTTTTGGATGAACATTATATAGAGTTTGCCTCTGGGGTTTCTTCCCCTGGAAGAAATCTATCTGTTTCTTTTGTAGCTAATTTTTAA
- the recO gene encoding DNA repair protein RecO, with protein MALLNTKAIVLSSIKYGETSLIIKCYTQEEGVKSYLIRGVLKPKKKGIKAAHFQPLTQLKIIANHNTKNTLNSIKEVHVIHPYKSIHTNIVKQSVVLFLSEVLANSIQEEEQNLALYEYLETAFIWLDLHDKVANFHLLFLLNLTGFLGFYPDTLEIHKKGFDLLEGTFSDSIHEKNVISNNDFYQFKKLLGIIFDTLENVAYSKDERQLVLQVIIQYFKLHLGNFRDPKSLQVLETVFS; from the coding sequence ATGGCTCTTCTGAATACAAAAGCAATTGTTTTAAGTTCAATAAAATATGGTGAAACAAGCTTAATTATAAAGTGCTACACACAAGAAGAAGGCGTTAAATCGTATTTAATTAGAGGTGTTTTAAAACCGAAAAAAAAAGGAATAAAAGCAGCGCATTTTCAACCTTTAACGCAATTAAAAATTATTGCGAATCACAACACAAAAAACACTTTAAATTCTATAAAAGAAGTACATGTAATTCACCCTTATAAAAGTATTCATACAAATATCGTAAAGCAATCTGTTGTGCTGTTTTTGTCAGAGGTTTTAGCAAATTCTATTCAAGAAGAAGAGCAAAATTTAGCACTTTATGAGTATTTAGAAACCGCCTTTATTTGGCTGGATTTGCATGATAAAGTTGCAAATTTCCATTTATTATTTCTTTTAAACTTAACTGGGTTTTTAGGGTTTTATCCTGACACCTTAGAAATACATAAAAAAGGTTTTGATTTATTAGAGGGTACTTTTTCAGATAGCATTCATGAAAAAAATGTGATTTCAAATAACGATTTTTATCAATTTAAAAAGCTCTTGGGCATCATTTTTGATACCTTAGAAAACGTAGCTTACAGTAAAGATGAAAGGCAATTGGTTTTGCAAGTTATTATTCAGTATTTTAAGCTACATTTGGGCAATTTTAGAGACCCTAAATCCTTACAAGTTTTAGAAACAGTATTTAGTTGA
- a CDS encoding class I SAM-dependent methyltransferase: MKKITLKKILSKFNLLPVIEQINFQRQKWKNRKSNQNFKKNNPTVKLPPDFYLYETFNMNYDKFYTNGKPTAAWLVNHINEFKNFTNLSILDWGCGTGRILRHLPTILDTSNSFYGTDYNKKYVTWCSENLEGIQFKNNFLKPNLDFKDDFMDIIYGISIFTHLSEELHFSWIIELTRVLKNDGILFLTTHGDAHKFKLLPKEQVIYENGNLVVHGYKKEGNRLYASYQSPKFMKKLCSKNNLKVLKHIPGETRNSQPQQDVWILRLIKN; encoded by the coding sequence ATGAAAAAAATTACATTAAAAAAAATATTATCCAAATTTAACTTGCTTCCTGTTATTGAGCAAATAAATTTTCAGCGACAAAAGTGGAAAAACAGAAAAAGTAATCAGAATTTTAAAAAAAATAACCCAACCGTAAAGCTACCGCCAGACTTTTACTTGTATGAAACTTTCAATATGAATTATGATAAGTTTTATACTAATGGAAAACCAACTGCAGCATGGTTAGTAAATCATATAAATGAATTTAAAAATTTTACAAATCTCTCTATTTTAGATTGGGGTTGCGGAACTGGAAGAATTTTAAGACATTTGCCAACTATTTTAGATACCTCTAATTCTTTTTATGGCACAGATTATAATAAAAAGTATGTCACATGGTGTTCCGAAAATTTAGAAGGCATTCAATTTAAAAATAATTTCCTGAAGCCTAATCTAGATTTTAAGGATGATTTTATGGATATTATTTATGGAATATCAATTTTTACGCACCTTTCTGAAGAGTTACATTTTTCTTGGATAATTGAATTAACGAGAGTTCTGAAAAATGATGGAATTTTGTTTTTAACAACGCATGGAGATGCTCATAAGTTTAAACTTTTGCCAAAAGAACAAGTAATTTATGAGAATGGGAACCTAGTTGTCCATGGATATAAAAAAGAAGGGAATAGATTGTATGCCTCTTACCAATCTCCTAAATTCATGAAAAAACTTTGTTCTAAAAACAATTTAAAAGTTCTAAAACATATTCCTGGAGAAACCCGAAATAGCCAACCGCAGCAGGATGTCTGGATTTTAAGACTTATTAAAAATTAG